A single genomic interval of Spinacia oleracea cultivar Varoflay chromosome 6, BTI_SOV_V1, whole genome shotgun sequence harbors:
- the LOC110806199 gene encoding uncharacterized protein, which translates to MGSSLSRTRGDSGVGTSGQRIPDSNCDWGSKCNCPNNEHSYSAEYKNNLYLAQKENTSTRNYLEEWFRKREVEPGEEVESKYDDRKPTPSDLRFFGEGDSDEEPSGSDSFDLVYVGECENENGDAVGSPGQLSSGYPSSKKGEKGKKSASASDDA; encoded by the exons ATGGGTTCTTCTTTGTCTAGAACGCGAGGTGATTCTGGGGTGGGAACTTCTGGTCAAAGAATCCCCGATTCCAACTGTGATTGGGGATCCAAGTGCAACTGTCCCAATAACGAGCATTCCTACTCCGccgaatataaaaacaatctgtatttggcccaaaaagaaaatacgagtactcgaaactatttggaagaatggtttcggaagagggaagtggagccaggagaggaggttgagtcaaaatatgacgatcggaaacccactccctcagatctgcgttttttcggtgaaggagattccgatgag gaaccaagtgggtctgattcatttgatctggtgtatgttggagagtgtgaaaatgagaatggtgatgctgttgggtctccaggacaactttcatctggttatccctcctcaaagaaaggagaaaagggaaaaaaatcggcttcagcatctgatgatgcttag